The Aedes aegypti strain LVP_AGWG chromosome 3, AaegL5.0 Primary Assembly, whole genome shotgun sequence genome contains a region encoding:
- the LOC5575350 gene encoding tryptase, which produces MRRRLTLVLLVLLSACVQFSYSDGLQDRIKCNGVCVPLNQCKTDVGSFSTVDISDDVEVTCHHYLEVCCSKENVVNGSANKCENSAIKTFRDCGRRNEDGIGFRITHAKHNETEFGEFPWVVAVMQVEESQMELVKPDSKLICGGSLIAPNVVLTAAHCVMNRSAETLIIRAGEWDIATRNEVIPYQEQRVERIVLHPNFNRELLFFNLALLILEDNFVADEHIQLICMPPQNKAFYDENCFTTGWGKVDFSAPSYQTILKKIEVPIVPRQKCETLLRGTHLGASFRLHDSYICAGGLEGIDTCTGDGGSPLMCPIPGFKNKFYQAGIVAWGIGCAQKDIPGVYVRVSLYTDWIKEEIKKIE; this is translated from the exons ATGCGACGAAGACTCACGCTTGTCCTGCTTGTACTTCTGAGTGCATGTGTACAATTTTCTTATTCGGATGGTCTGCAAGATAGAATAAAA TGCAATGGAGTATGTGTGCCGCTGAACCAGTGTAAAACTGACGTAGGATCATTCAGCACTGTGGATATTAG TGACGATGTCGAGGTAACGTGTCATCACTATCTTGAAGTGTGTTGTTCCAAGGAAAATGTTGTAAACGGTTCGGCAAATAAATGTGAAAATAGTGCCATCAAAACTTTCCGAGACTGTGGCAGAAGAAACGAAGATGGAATCGGATTCAGAATTACACACGCCAAGCATAATGAAACCGAATTCGGAGAATTTCCTTGGGTGGTAGCAGTAATGCAAGTGGAGGAATCTCAGATGGAACTTGTTAAACCCGATTCCAAATTGATATGTGGAGGTTCTCTGATTGCTCCAAACGTGGTTCTGACCGCTGCTCATTGTGTGATGAATCGTTCGGCAGAAACATTGATAATTCGAGCTGGTGAATGGGACATTGCTACTCGGAACGAAGTGATCCCGTATCAG GAACAACGAGTCGAGAGAATAGTTCTGCATCCTAATTTCAACCGGGAGCTTCTGTTTTTCAATTTGGCGCTGCTCATCTTGGAAGACAATTTCGTAGCCGACGAACATATTCAGCTCATATGCATGCCACCACAAAACAAAGCTTTTTACGATGAAAATTGCTTCACAACCGGTTGGGGCAAAGTGGATTTTAGTGCACCAAGCTACCAAACGATACTGAAGAAAATCGAAGTTCCAATAGTTCCTAGGCAAAAATGCGAAACACTTTTGAGAGGTACCCATCTTGGTGCATCGTTCCGACTGCACGATTCGTATATTTGCGCCGGGGGATTGGAAGGAATCGATACCTGCACCGGAGATGGAGGATCCCCATTGATGTGCCCAATTCCAGGgttcaaaaataagttttaccaAGCTGGAATTGTTGCGTGGGGAATCGGTTGTGCGCAGAAAGATATACCCGGCGTCTACGTAAGAGTTAGTTTGTACACGGATTGGATcaaggaagaaataaaaaagatcGAGTAG